In Anopheles cruzii chromosome X, idAnoCruzAS_RS32_06, whole genome shotgun sequence, one genomic interval encodes:
- the LOC128277658 gene encoding transient receptor potential cation channel protein painless-like, with product MLPTRPRFLRTDTTLLTLDEDSRQAKRQERGQLQKTLQESLAQATATAPPTEDSLQRLAELLADTRWHRLEQLVEEMKYWDAATTIPEPRSFLYYARQQGELHRLLTATAANHAYLRLIIERFGSDNERIAPDLNGPLHYAVEQLDAALVEWLLGPDRTTDVNLRNNAKKSALTILCEAYDRCIRADGSTLPHIRSLIERLLEAGASFNVCSVQLKLPFELLLKHGPADEATRTLVDRCVRLHRPGAIAICQSSEPNVRVVGFYNNDPNVRLSEELLEIYLRYNDERQFLEHVGDFAVSDANAKKAIRLLLHTAIEQGLSECVRRIVAIGGQAMFRVVHRSRGARGEPQKSSELVHRVELKGLLKKACLAGDLAVVQLLLSRMTDLLVLNDDPVLALTLTKAYDTKRRPEERHALLACAEFLTTQHTIYISKADNSGNTPLHLALKYGFLDVAAMLLDQRYAFIGVCNRDNLTPLDYGSYGFWKAYFDRCIKVDVERSTQDRNVLRFNLNCLEQPLPGKGGGSAVGASGASTALLARPPRSCQWKLVQQASADTGGPRNPHKCVRTVTEMTAVRKIAQSKELKRLLIHPVIYTFIMVKWMRLSHWTYLNLVLTTATVLVFGAHSLTACSAAGSGPVLRVLAILGTVFIGGREFLQLLFLRQSYGSPEQALDLVTVGGMCAVLWRGCSGLLASFVMISFAMQLTFLLGSLPFNSLSTIMYMFKTVSQNFLKSFLLFVPLIGAFVFAFHLTYNEPAEGDAGPEPSPRAADGNGSTEDSFNNFRTFWNATIKTLVMTTGEFEAAAIDFSGGRFCLFIVFLFFAPIVILNLINGLAVSDIAAIREESELISISKKVMLLERYERGVASVQPALLRSLFPEPFFHRHTCWIHVRTKESRKIVVHRLQAPAPAPAPTATKATKKTKPVPLSLSAFSFLCPDGTDYYVNLRLFRFTTFMNLDRAILNEALAVIEKQHPVSGAAVRLDLKPLHDSGVSLGASSLLNTATTTTTNSSNIDQRAQETAQVVADLQTEIQELRATMRQVLDVLARRDPSAKRPQTQPGIHQTQTKATRKRKAAKKRQLRQELGDGDGDSDH from the exons ATGTTGCCAACGCGCCCTCGATTCCTTCGCACAGATACGACCCTGTTGACGCTGGACGAAGACAGCCGGCAGGCGAAGCGGCAGGAACGCGGCCAGCTACAG AAAACGCTGCAGGAGAGCCTGGCGCAGGCTACGGCCACGGCACCGCCGACGGAGGACAGCCTGCAGCGGCTGGCGGAGCTTTTGGCCGATACCCGCTGGCACCGGCTCGAGCAGCTGGTCGAGGAGATGAAGTATTGGgacgcggcgacgacgatcccGGAACCAAGATCGTTCCTGTACTACGCCCGTCAGCAGGGCGAGCTTCACCGGttgctgaccgccacggccgCCAACCACGCCTATCTGCGGCTCATCATCGAGCGGTTCGGGAGCGACAATGAG CGTATCGCACCGGATCTGAATGGACCCCTGCACTACGCGGTGGAGCAACTGGACGCGGCGCTGGTCGAATGGCTACTGGGGCCCGACCGCACCACCGACGTGAACCTGCGGAACAACGCCAAAAAGAGTGCGCTAACGATCCTGTGCGAAGCGTACGACCGGTGCATACGCGCCGACGGCTCGACGCTACCCCACATCCGGTCGCTGATCGAGCGGTTGCTGGAGGCCGGGGCCAGCTTCAATGTGTGCAGCGTGCAGCTGAAGCTTCcgttcgagctgctgctgaagcacGGCCCGGCCGACGAGGCGACGCGCACCCTCGTTGATCGGTGCGTCCGGTTGCACCGGCCGGGTGCGATCGCGATCTGCCAGAGCAGCGAGCCGAACGTGCGGGTGGTTGGCTTCTACAACAACGACCCGAACGTGCGCCTGTCGGAGGAGCTGCTGGAGATCTACCTGCGGTACAACGACGAACGCCAGTTCCTGGAGCACGTCGGGGACTTTGCCGTGAGCGACGCGAACGCCAAGAAGGCGATCCGGCTGCTACTGCACACCGCCATCGAGCAGGGGCTGAGCGAGTGCGTCCGGCGGATCGTGGCCATCGGCGGGCAGGCAATGTTTCGCGTCGTGCACCGGTCGCGGGGTGCCCGGGGCGAGCCACAGAAGTCGTCCGAACTGGTGCACCGCGTCGAGCTGAAGGGTCTGCTGAAGAAGGCCTGCTTGGCGGGGGACTTGGCGGTGGTGCAGCTGCTACTGTCCCGCATGACCGATCTGCTCGTGCTGAACGACGATCCGGTGCTGGCGCTGACGCTGACTAAGGCGTACGACACGAAGCGGCGCCCGGAGGAACGCCACGCGCTGTTGGCGTGCGCCGAGTTTCTGACCACCCAGCACACGATCTACATCTCGAAGGCGGACAACTCCGGTAACACGCCGCTACACCTGGCACTCAAGTACGGCTTCCTGGACGTGGCGGCCATGCTGCTCGACCAGCGGTACGCCTTCATCGGGGTGTGCAACCGCGACAACCTGACACCGCTCGACTACGGGAGCTACGGGTTCTGGAAGGCGTACTTTGACCGGTGCATCAAGGTGGATGTCGAGCGCTCGACGCAGGACCGGAACGTGTTGCGGTTCAATCTGAACTGCCTCGAGCAGCCGCTGCCCGGTAAGGGTGGCGGTTCCGCGGTCGGTGCCAGTGGCGCGTCGACGGCTCTGTTGGCTCGGCCGCCCCGGAGCTGCCAGTGGAAGCTGGTCCAGCAGGCGTCCGCCGACACGGGGGGGCCGCGTAACCCGCATAAGTGCGTCCGGACCGTCACCGAGATGACGGCGGTGCGGAAGATTGCCCAGTCGAAGGAGCTGAAACGGTTGCTCATCCACCCGGTCATCTACACGTTCATCATGGTCAAGTGGATGCGGCTAAGCCACTGGACTTACCTCAACCTGGTGCTGACCACGGCGACGGTGCTTGTGTTTGGGGCCCACTCGCTGACCGCGTGctcggccgccggttccggccCGGTGCTTCGGGTGCTGGCCATCCTCGGCACCGTGTTCATCGGTGGGCGCGAGTTTCTGCAGCTGCTGTTCCTGCGCCAGTCGTACGGTTCGCCGGAACAGGCTCTCGACCTCGTGACGGTCGGCGGCATgtgcgctgtgctgtggcGCGGGTGCAGCGGGCTGCTGGCGTCGTTCGTGATGATCAGCTTCGCGATGCAGCTCACCTTCCTGCTCGGCTCGCTGCCGTTCAACAGTCTGTCCACGATCATGTACATGTTCAAGACGGTGTCGCAGAACTTCCTGAAGAGCTTCCTGCTGTTCGTGCCGCTGATCGGGGCGTTCGTGTTTGCGTTCCACCTCACGTACAACGAGCCCGCGGAGGGCGACGCAGGGCCGGAACCATCCCCCCGCGCCGCCGACGGGAACGGTTCGACCGAGGACAGCTTCAACAACTTTCGCACGTTCTGGAACGCGACGATCAAGACGCTGGTGATGACGACCGGTGAGTTCGAGGCGGCCGCCATCGACTTCAGCGGCGGCCGGTTCTGTCTGTTCATCGTGTTCCTGTTCTTCGCCCCGATCGTGATCCTTAACTTGATCAACGGGCTCGCGGTCAGCGATATCGCGGCGATCCGCGAGGAGTCGGAGCTGATCAGCATCAGCAAGAAGGTGATGCTGCTCGAGCGCTACGAGCGTGGCGTCGCCAGCGTCCAGCCGGCCTTGCTCCGGTCCCTCTTCCCCGAACCGTTCTTCCACCGGCACACCTGCTGGATTCACGTCCGGACGAAGGAGTCGCGCAAGATCGTCGTCCACCGGCTGCAGGCTCCGGCGCCGGCTCCGGCGCCAACGGCCACCAAGGCCACCAAAAAGACCAAACCCGTCCCGCTGTCGCTGTCCGCGTTCTCCTTCCTGTGCCCGGACGGGACGGACTATTACGTCAACCTGAGACTGTTCCGGTTCACCACCTTCATGAACCTGGACCGGGCCATCCTGAACGAGGCGCTGGCCGTCATCGAGAAGCAGCACCCGGTCTCGGGGGCCGCCGTCCGGCTCGACCTAAAGCCGCTCCACGACTCCGGTGTATCACTGGGCGCTAGCTCGCTACTTaacactgccaccaccacgaccaccaacagcagcaacatcgacCAAAGGGCGCAGGAGACCGCGCAAGTGGTGGCGGACCTCCAGACCGAGATCCAGGAGCTGCGAGCTACCATGCGCCAGGTGCTGGACGTTCTGGCGCGTCGCGACCCATCCGCCAAGCGACCGCAGACCCAGCCCGGTATCCACCAGACGCAGACGAAGGCGACCCGGAAGCGAAAGGCAGCAAAGAAGCGCCAGCTGCGGCAGGAACTGGGCGACGGAGACGGTGACAGCGACCACTGA